A stretch of the Candidatus Nealsonbacteria bacterium genome encodes the following:
- a CDS encoding alpha/beta hydrolase has protein sequence MTEKKLLINDLEANYKISGEGQLVLILHGWGGSSVSWLLVQKILTEKGFKVIIPDFPGFGKSTTPQKPWTVDDYVRWFKDFIEEMKIREPFFLLGHSFGGRVAIKFAVDYQEKIKSLILCSSAGIKPDKNFKIKMFYFFGRVGDYLFSKGPFLKFKDRARDAFYQIIRQKDYLKVKGTMRETIKKILAEDLFGYLAQIKTKTLILWGKTDKIVPVKYAYIMKEKISNSKLIILPKIGHSPHLETPEKFTKEILQFIKF, from the coding sequence ATGACAGAAAAAAAACTCTTAATCAATGATTTGGAAGCTAATTATAAAATATCTGGCGAAGGCCAGTTAGTTTTAATTTTACACGGCTGGGGAGGATCTTCTGTGTCCTGGCTTTTAGTTCAAAAAATATTAACTGAAAAAGGATTTAAAGTGATTATTCCCGATTTCCCGGGTTTTGGTAAAAGCACAACTCCTCAAAAACCCTGGACAGTAGATGATTATGTTCGGTGGTTTAAAGATTTTATTGAAGAGATGAAAATTAGAGAACCTTTTTTCTTGTTGGGCCATTCTTTTGGAGGAAGAGTAGCAATAAAATTTGCTGTGGATTACCAAGAAAAAATAAAGTCTTTGATTTTATGTTCTTCAGCCGGTATCAAACCAGATAAAAATTTTAAAATTAAAATGTTCTATTTTTTCGGTCGAGTAGGGGATTATTTATTTTCTAAAGGGCCTTTTCTGAAATTTAAAGACAGAGCCAGAGATGCTTTTTATCAAATCATTCGCCAAAAAGATTATCTTAAAGTTAAGGGAACTATGAGAGAAACCATTAAAAAAATTCTAGCTGAAGACCTTTTTGGCTATCTTGCTCAAATTAAAACTAAAACCTTAATTCTTTGGGGCAAAACAGACAAAATAGTGCCTGTAAAATATGCTTATATTATGAAAGAAAAAATTTCTAATTCGAAGTTGATCATTTTACCTAAGATTGGCCACAGTCCTCATTTAGAAACCCCGGAAAAATTTACTAAGGAAATTTTACAGTTTATTAAATTCTAA